The following coding sequences lie in one Maribacter forsetii DSM 18668 genomic window:
- a CDS encoding DUF4920 domain-containing protein, whose product MSFAGISTFLGFMKGFNILLVFLFGFFTCLAQKDAEKNASEFYGEEFKITSLSDKNEVMAQFASLPVADSLNIQFKTKVKEVCKVKGCWMIVELPEGEQAMVRFKDYGFFMPADILEKEVVLNGLAFVEEMSVDDQRHYAKDGGKTSEEIAKITAPKRTYSFEATGVIVPN is encoded by the coding sequence ATGAGTTTTGCAGGTATATCAACATTTTTAGGATTTATGAAAGGATTTAACATATTACTTGTCTTTTTGTTTGGGTTTTTTACATGCCTTGCCCAGAAAGATGCTGAAAAAAATGCATCAGAGTTTTACGGCGAAGAGTTTAAAATCACATCATTGAGTGACAAAAATGAAGTAATGGCACAATTTGCTTCGTTACCAGTAGCAGATTCTTTGAATATTCAATTCAAGACTAAAGTAAAAGAAGTTTGTAAGGTAAAAGGATGTTGGATGATTGTTGAATTGCCAGAAGGTGAGCAAGCAATGGTAAGATTTAAAGATTACGGATTTTTTATGCCGGCAGATATTCTTGAAAAAGAAGTTGTTTTGAACGGATTGGCATTTGTAGAAGAAATGAGTGTTGATGATCAAAGACATTATGCAAAGGATGGTGGTAAAACTTCAGAAGAAATTGCAAAAATAACAGCTCCTAAAAGAACGTATAGTTTTGAGGCAACGGGAGTAATAGTTCCTAATTAA
- a CDS encoding ammonium transporter — MNEATQESMNAAIEAINGDMGALWITIAAILVFFMQAGFTLVEVGFTRSKNSGNIVMKNLMDLAVGSIMFWAVGYGIMYGSDLVLGGFFRSSPAEQGYFFFSATDWYNLFFQTVFCATAATIVSGAVAERTKFSTYLILSAVLTTFIYPISGSWYWPFDDDAWLNTAGFIDFAGSSVVHAVGGGAALVAAIMVGPRIGKYVDGEVKVIPGHNMMYGALGVLILWLGWFGFNGGSQLAWGGDDTIAAGSVIINTNLAAAIGAISALFLTWIKYGKPDLSMTLNGALAGLVGITAGCGAVNAWGAVAIGLVCGLAVVLSIEILDKKFKIDDPVGAISVHGTCGFIGTVLVGVFALDGGLLYGGGASLLWVQTYGSLAYILWAAFGTFVVLFILKKTIGLRVSKQDEIEGLDITEHGLEAYPEHISSDK, encoded by the coding sequence ATGAATGAAGCAACACAAGAATCAATGAATGCAGCTATAGAAGCGATAAATGGTGACATGGGAGCCTTATGGATTACCATTGCCGCTATTTTAGTTTTCTTTATGCAAGCAGGGTTCACTTTGGTAGAAGTCGGTTTTACCAGAAGTAAGAACTCAGGAAACATAGTAATGAAAAACTTAATGGACCTTGCCGTAGGTTCAATTATGTTCTGGGCCGTAGGATACGGTATCATGTACGGTAGTGATCTAGTATTAGGAGGCTTTTTTAGATCAAGTCCTGCTGAACAAGGATATTTCTTCTTTAGCGCAACAGATTGGTATAATTTATTTTTCCAAACTGTATTCTGTGCAACAGCGGCTACAATTGTATCTGGAGCAGTTGCAGAACGTACTAAATTTTCAACTTATTTAATTTTATCTGCAGTATTAACAACATTTATTTACCCAATATCTGGTAGCTGGTACTGGCCATTTGATGATGATGCGTGGTTAAACACTGCTGGTTTTATTGATTTTGCAGGTTCTTCTGTAGTACACGCCGTAGGTGGTGGTGCTGCTTTGGTAGCTGCCATTATGGTAGGTCCAAGAATTGGTAAATATGTTGACGGAGAAGTAAAAGTTATTCCGGGTCACAATATGATGTACGGCGCGTTAGGTGTTCTTATCCTTTGGTTAGGATGGTTCGGTTTTAACGGTGGTTCTCAGTTAGCTTGGGGTGGTGATGATACTATTGCGGCAGGTAGCGTAATTATCAACACAAACTTAGCGGCTGCAATTGGAGCTATCTCCGCTCTTTTCCTTACTTGGATAAAATACGGAAAGCCAGATCTTTCTATGACATTGAATGGTGCTTTAGCAGGTTTAGTTGGTATCACAGCTGGTTGTGGTGCTGTTAATGCCTGGGGTGCGGTTGCAATAGGTCTAGTATGTGGACTAGCAGTAGTTCTTTCTATTGAAATATTGGACAAAAAGTTTAAAATTGACGATCCAGTAGGTGCTATTTCTGTACATGGTACATGTGGTTTCATCGGTACTGTATTAGTAGGTGTATTCGCTTTAGACGGTGGTCTTTTATACGGAGGTGGCGCTAGTCTTCTTTGGGTTCAGACTTACGGTTCTTTAGCTTACATTTTATGGGCTGCTTTTGGAACCTTTGTTGTTCTATTTATATTAAAGAAAACAATAGGTTTAAGAGTTTCTAAACAAGACGAGATCGAAGGATTGGATATTACAGAGCATGGTCTTGAAGCATACCCTGAGCATATTTCAAGCGACAAATAA
- a CDS encoding DJ-1/PfpI family protein — MKFKHVLPFLLLSLFSCQENKIAHEKEVEIEKTRVIPELNPENYNVAFLIMDGTFNTEFTAPFDIFQHTKYRENIKAMNTFIVANTLEPITTFEGVRILPDYDYTKDELPKIDVLVVPSAEHSMDSDLKDTVMLDFIKKIDETALYMTSHCDGAFPLAKTGILDSVASTTFPSDVENYRKMFPDLNIKDNVLFVHDGKYITSAGGAKSFEAALYLCEVLYGKEITKSLAKGLVIDWDLEKVPHLTVQ; from the coding sequence ATGAAATTTAAACATGTTTTGCCGTTTTTACTTTTATCTCTATTTAGCTGTCAAGAAAATAAGATAGCACATGAAAAAGAGGTTGAAATAGAAAAGACAAGAGTAATACCAGAGCTAAATCCTGAAAACTACAATGTTGCTTTTTTAATTATGGACGGTACTTTTAACACTGAATTTACTGCACCATTCGATATTTTTCAACACACAAAATATAGAGAGAACATAAAGGCAATGAACACTTTTATAGTTGCCAATACTTTAGAACCGATTACCACTTTTGAGGGGGTTCGCATACTGCCAGATTATGATTATACAAAAGACGAGCTCCCCAAAATAGATGTTTTAGTAGTTCCTAGTGCAGAACATTCAATGGACAGTGATTTGAAAGACACGGTAATGTTAGATTTTATTAAAAAAATTGATGAAACTGCGCTTTACATGACAAGCCATTGCGATGGAGCCTTCCCTCTAGCAAAAACAGGAATTTTAGATTCAGTTGCTTCCACCACCTTCCCTAGTGATGTGGAAAATTACAGAAAGATGTTTCCTGATTTGAATATAAAAGACAATGTTCTATTCGTTCACGATGGAAAATACATTACGTCTGCAGGCGGAGCAAAAAGTTTTGAAGCAGCCTTATATCTTTGCGAAGTACTTTATGGAAAAGAAATCACAAAATCTCTTGCAAAGGGTTTGGTCATAGATTGGGATTTAGAAAAGGTGCCACACCTTACTGTTCAATAA
- a CDS encoding DUF1684 domain-containing protein, with protein MRLCIAVLVLGMFVSCGQEKKYHDVKDEVVATATSNKLADILIFQKELNAEFKDPETSPLADRFRIDFESLDFFEPDTSYVIEAEFIRTPEALPFSMPTTTDRESTEVVYAIAKFSINGKAHELEIYQSPDLITQEEYEDYLFLPFTDNTNGEETYGGGRYLDLRIPDGNTIILDFNKAYNPYCAYNKKFSCPLVPAVNNLDTEIKVGVKAFDH; from the coding sequence ATGAGATTATGTATTGCAGTTTTAGTTTTAGGAATGTTTGTTTCATGCGGACAAGAAAAGAAATATCACGATGTAAAGGATGAAGTAGTTGCTACTGCAACATCAAATAAATTGGCGGATATTTTAATTTTTCAGAAAGAATTAAATGCTGAATTTAAAGACCCTGAAACTTCTCCATTAGCGGATCGCTTTCGTATTGATTTTGAAAGCTTGGATTTCTTTGAGCCAGATACCAGTTATGTCATTGAGGCAGAATTTATAAGAACTCCTGAAGCGTTGCCATTTTCAATGCCTACTACTACAGATAGGGAGTCTACGGAGGTTGTATATGCTATCGCTAAGTTCTCTATTAATGGAAAAGCCCATGAATTGGAAATTTACCAATCTCCAGATTTAATTACTCAAGAAGAATATGAGGATTATCTGTTTTTGCCTTTTACAGATAATACGAATGGTGAGGAAACTTATGGTGGTGGTAGATATTTGGATTTAAGAATTCCTGATGGTAATACAATTATTCTTGATTTTAATAAAGCATACAATCCGTATTGTGCTTATAATAAAAAGTTTAGTTGTCCTCTTGTGCCTGCCGTAAATAATTTAGATACTGAAATTAAAGTAGGGGTAAAGGCATTTGACCACTAA
- a CDS encoding pyrophosphohydrolase domain-containing protein, giving the protein MKNKIKAVEEFHNSFGLGVSEDMIADLGEAKNTLRFNLMDEENNEYLEAAQNNDLVEVADALGDMLYILCGTILEHGMQYKIEEVFNEIQRSNMSKLGEDGKPIYREDGKVLKGPNYSKPNIGAILDK; this is encoded by the coding sequence ATGAAAAATAAAATCAAAGCAGTAGAAGAATTTCATAATTCTTTTGGTCTGGGTGTTTCAGAAGATATGATTGCGGATTTAGGAGAAGCAAAGAACACCTTGCGTTTTAATTTAATGGACGAGGAAAATAATGAATATTTAGAAGCAGCTCAGAATAACGACCTCGTTGAAGTTGCTGATGCATTGGGTGATATGCTATACATATTATGTGGTACTATATTAGAACACGGTATGCAGTATAAGATTGAAGAAGTATTCAATGAGATACAAAGAAGTAATATGAGTAAGCTAGGTGAAGATGGCAAACCTATTTACCGTGAAGATGGAAAAGTGCTTAAGGGACCTAATTATTCTAAGCCCAATATTGGTGCTATTTTAGATAAATAA
- a CDS encoding alpha/beta hydrolase, translating to MMKKILLLAFVLISSASYSQGLRLLRGAITENLIVNDSLNETYSLYLPTNFDVSRPWPVAFVTDLDGKGKAAVSMLINAAEQEGYVLATSNNLSDSLSIAENVLVANRMFNSVFNTIPTAKNRTYTAGFASGAMFASILPTFVREIKGVISIGASVGNVEILNIKQPFQFIGLVNRSDYNFKDMYDTRQILNKLKFPNELLVFDGDRNLPEKETIAKAFRMLTLTSMAKGYLQRNDSLINASYNEFLVDVNTNVSKQKPLLATYQMLDMEKVFYPLMELDSLKASQKVLRRSTSYRQANRSQNSYFLKESFTKEDYSYYLEEDIISYNYANLGWWNYQMDELLKLDKSSNLFERQMSSRLRGYINALVSDNIDFIAADEKVDWEALNLLNMIKTITAPTEHEGYLNVISASSKMEDYGTALFYLEELLKTGYSDKEKLYSIEHASLFKIMPEFNEMIEKYLKDARYDVIEQ from the coding sequence ATGATGAAAAAAATACTACTCCTGGCATTTGTTTTAATTTCTTCGGCATCCTATTCTCAAGGGCTTAGGCTTTTAAGAGGTGCTATTACGGAAAATCTAATAGTAAACGATTCTTTGAATGAAACGTATTCACTTTATTTACCTACTAATTTTGATGTTAGTAGACCATGGCCTGTTGCATTTGTTACAGATTTGGATGGTAAGGGGAAAGCGGCTGTTTCAATGTTAATCAATGCCGCCGAACAAGAAGGGTATGTGTTGGCTACTTCAAATAATCTTAGTGACTCCCTTTCCATAGCGGAGAACGTACTGGTTGCAAACAGAATGTTTAACTCTGTTTTTAACACCATACCTACAGCAAAAAACCGTACATATACAGCTGGTTTTGCCAGTGGTGCTATGTTCGCATCAATTTTACCAACGTTTGTAAGAGAGATTAAAGGTGTTATTTCAATTGGTGCCTCTGTAGGGAATGTTGAGATATTGAATATAAAGCAGCCCTTTCAGTTTATTGGTTTGGTAAATAGGTCAGATTATAATTTTAAGGATATGTATGACACTAGGCAGATACTAAATAAATTAAAATTTCCTAATGAATTGTTAGTATTTGATGGGGATAGAAATTTGCCGGAGAAAGAAACAATTGCAAAAGCGTTTAGAATGTTGACATTGACCAGTATGGCAAAGGGGTATTTACAGCGTAACGACAGTTTGATCAATGCATCATATAATGAGTTTTTGGTAGATGTTAATACGAATGTTTCTAAGCAGAAACCACTATTGGCAACCTATCAAATGTTAGATATGGAGAAAGTTTTCTATCCTTTAATGGAATTGGATTCCTTAAAAGCTTCGCAAAAAGTATTGAGAAGAAGTACTTCTTACAGACAAGCCAATAGAAGTCAGAATAGTTACTTTTTAAAAGAATCGTTTACCAAAGAGGATTATAGTTATTATTTAGAAGAAGATATTATTTCTTATAATTATGCTAATTTAGGTTGGTGGAATTATCAGATGGATGAACTGCTTAAATTGGATAAAAGTAGTAATCTGTTTGAGCGCCAAATGTCTTCCAGATTAAGGGGGTATATCAATGCTTTGGTTTCTGATAATATTGATTTTATAGCTGCAGATGAAAAGGTTGATTGGGAGGCTTTAAATTTATTGAATATGATAAAAACTATAACGGCACCAACGGAACATGAGGGATATTTAAATGTCATATCCGCTAGTTCTAAGATGGAAGATTATGGTACGGCGCTTTTTTATTTAGAAGAGCTTTTGAAAACAGGGTACTCCGATAAGGAGAAGCTATATTCAATAGAGCATGCATCACTATTTAAAATTATGCCTGAGTTTAATGAGATGATTGAAAAATATCTAAAAGATGCTAGATATGATGTTATTGAACAGTAA
- the mnmD gene encoding tRNA (5-methylaminomethyl-2-thiouridine)(34)-methyltransferase MnmD: MKREIITTGDGSKTIQIMDWQEQYHSKHGAIQEAYHVFIKSGLDLFKDQELNILEIGFGTGLNAFITLIECQKRNLQIKYTGVEAYPVSAEELVQLNYLEELNAISRKDDFDLMHASSWGQEIEITSNFKLTKQQKLFKEIEDINTYDLVFFDAFGARVQPELWTVEIFQIMFNAMKSGGTLVTYAAKGSVRRAMLEVGFLVERLPGPPGKREMLRAKKQ, translated from the coding sequence TTGAAAAGAGAAATTATTACTACGGGAGATGGTTCTAAGACCATTCAAATTATGGACTGGCAAGAGCAGTACCATTCTAAGCATGGTGCTATACAAGAAGCTTACCACGTGTTCATAAAATCTGGATTGGATTTATTTAAAGATCAAGAGTTGAACATTCTTGAAATAGGTTTTGGTACCGGTTTAAATGCTTTTATAACCTTAATTGAATGTCAAAAGCGAAATCTTCAAATTAAATATACTGGTGTAGAGGCTTACCCTGTATCGGCAGAAGAACTTGTTCAGCTAAATTACTTAGAGGAATTAAATGCTATTTCAAGAAAAGATGATTTTGATTTAATGCACGCTTCTTCATGGGGGCAAGAGATAGAAATTACTTCGAACTTCAAACTAACTAAGCAACAAAAGCTTTTTAAGGAAATAGAAGATATTAATACTTATGATCTCGTCTTTTTCGATGCTTTTGGTGCCCGTGTGCAACCGGAATTATGGACGGTAGAAATTTTTCAAATTATGTTTAACGCTATGAAAAGTGGTGGTACATTAGTTACTTATGCTGCAAAGGGTAGTGTTAGACGTGCTATGTTAGAGGTCGGTTTTCTTGTTGAAAGATTGCCCGGTCCTCCAGGCAAAAGAGAAATGTTGCGAGCAAAAAAACAATAA
- a CDS encoding branched-chain amino acid aminotransferase → MSIATKDIIVEKVKTSKIDQVDFDNLAFGSVFTDHMLVCTYKNGAWETPKITPYQPITLDPSSKIFHYGQSIFEGMKAYKDKNDDVYLFRPLENHKRFNISAKRMCIPEIPEDFFMEGLTTLLNLDKDFIPTKDGSSLYIRPFMFASGNGFHASPANEYTFIIACAPSGSYFSGKVKVLIEEKYSRSANGGVGYAKAGGNYAGQFYPTQLAVEKGYNQVIWTDDTNHEFIEEAGAMNIFIRINDTLLTGPTSDRILDGITRKSILDIAKDQGIKTEVRKITVKEVVEAAKDGSLKEMFGAGTAAVISPIAGFGYRDTDYDLPELENSFGQQLKKIITDIQYNKSEDIFGWRYKVKS, encoded by the coding sequence ATGAGTATTGCAACGAAAGATATCATAGTAGAAAAGGTAAAAACTTCAAAAATTGACCAAGTAGATTTTGACAATCTTGCTTTTGGCTCAGTATTCACAGACCATATGTTAGTCTGTACTTATAAGAATGGTGCGTGGGAAACTCCTAAAATAACACCATACCAACCTATTACGTTAGACCCTTCTTCAAAGATTTTTCATTACGGACAATCTATTTTTGAAGGTATGAAAGCTTATAAAGATAAAAATGATGATGTCTACCTATTTAGACCATTAGAAAACCATAAACGTTTTAACATTTCTGCCAAAAGAATGTGTATTCCAGAAATTCCAGAAGATTTTTTTATGGAAGGCTTGACCACACTTCTAAATCTAGACAAAGATTTCATACCAACTAAAGATGGTAGTTCTTTATATATAAGACCGTTTATGTTTGCTTCTGGTAACGGATTTCATGCATCGCCTGCAAACGAATATACCTTCATAATCGCTTGCGCACCATCTGGATCTTATTTCTCCGGTAAGGTAAAAGTACTTATAGAAGAAAAATATTCTAGATCGGCAAATGGTGGCGTAGGTTATGCTAAAGCTGGCGGTAACTATGCAGGTCAATTCTACCCAACGCAACTTGCTGTTGAAAAAGGATATAACCAAGTAATCTGGACAGATGACACCAACCATGAATTTATTGAAGAAGCTGGTGCCATGAATATATTCATTAGAATAAATGACACCTTATTAACAGGACCTACCAGTGATCGTATACTTGATGGTATTACCAGAAAAAGTATTTTAGACATTGCTAAAGATCAAGGTATTAAGACCGAGGTTAGAAAGATAACGGTAAAAGAAGTTGTTGAAGCCGCAAAAGACGGGTCATTAAAAGAAATGTTCGGTGCAGGTACTGCAGCGGTTATTTCACCCATTGCAGGTTTTGGTTACAGAGATACCGATTATGATTTACCAGAGTTGGAAAATAGTTTTGGTCAACAATTAAAGAAAATCATAACAGACATACAATACAACAAATCTGAAGATATATTCGGATGGCGCTATAAAGTAAAATCATAA
- a CDS encoding outer membrane beta-barrel protein has protein sequence MKTIINTKYVKNIFATGLILFAAAGLVAQEDEEEKKISISGSVDAYYQTNLSASDATAQSFGSSFANELGFALGMANIIATYEGEKTGVVADVVFGPRGDEAVGGYNLNQLYAYWNVSEGTTLTMGRFNTYLGYEVISPVGNFNYSTSRLFSNGPFSHVGLKADFALSDDFSLMLAIMNVTDTNNNLTGAYSAGAQLGYSGQYLNFYYDGGEALGFEIDYTGGFDLSEDFFLGINAAYADNDGAGFSGVALYPQYATSDDFSIGLRGEYFAVDLDTPGIDNPSVLGLTLTGSYSVENLIIKPEIRLDSWGNDVEPYFDADGADSKSLSSFLVAAIYSF, from the coding sequence ATGAAAACGATTATTAATACAAAGTACGTAAAAAATATTTTCGCAACAGGTCTTATCCTTTTTGCAGCCGCTGGTTTGGTAGCTCAGGAAGATGAAGAAGAGAAAAAAATAAGCATTAGCGGTTCGGTAGATGCTTACTATCAAACAAACTTGAGTGCATCTGATGCCACAGCACAATCATTTGGCAGTTCATTTGCAAATGAGCTTGGTTTTGCTTTAGGTATGGCAAATATTATTGCCACTTATGAAGGTGAGAAAACCGGTGTAGTTGCAGATGTAGTTTTTGGACCAAGAGGCGATGAAGCTGTTGGCGGATATAACCTAAACCAACTTTATGCTTACTGGAATGTATCTGAAGGTACTACATTAACAATGGGTAGATTTAATACTTATTTAGGATATGAAGTAATTTCGCCTGTAGGTAACTTTAACTATAGTACTTCACGCTTATTTTCTAACGGACCATTTTCACATGTAGGTTTAAAGGCTGATTTTGCTCTTTCAGATGATTTTAGCTTAATGTTAGCTATTATGAACGTGACCGATACGAACAATAACTTAACTGGAGCTTACTCTGCGGGTGCTCAATTAGGATATTCAGGTCAGTACCTTAACTTCTACTACGATGGTGGTGAAGCATTAGGTTTCGAAATAGATTATACAGGTGGTTTTGATCTTTCTGAAGATTTCTTCTTAGGAATTAATGCAGCTTATGCTGATAATGACGGTGCAGGTTTCTCAGGTGTAGCACTTTACCCTCAATATGCTACTTCAGATGATTTCTCAATAGGTTTAAGAGGTGAATACTTTGCTGTTGATTTAGATACTCCTGGTATAGACAACCCAAGTGTATTGGGGTTAACTTTAACTGGAAGTTATTCAGTAGAAAACTTAATAATTAAGCCTGAGATCAGATTAGATTCTTGGGGTAATGATGTTGAGCCTTACTTTGACGCAGACGGAGCAGATTCTAAAAGCTTATCTTCCTTCTTAGTAGCAGCTATCTACTCTTTCTAA
- the purU gene encoding formyltetrahydrofolate deformylase gives MKTTILIHCPDQAGIICTVTGFISKNKGNIVYLDQHVDKPANVFFMRTVVEFEDNFTDLDHFKSLFQKELATTYNMQWSLHTDDKLPKMAIFVSKYKHCLYDILSRYRSGELAVEIPFILSNHNDLKEIADQFNIPFFHIPFTKENRIEAEKEQLALLEKYNIDFIVLARYMQIVSGTLINKFPNKIINIHHSFLPAFAGAKPYHAAFKRGVKIIGATSHYVTEELDAGPIIEQDVTTVTHSHSIKDFIAKGRDLEKIVLARGVKLHIARKTMVYNNKTVIFS, from the coding sequence TTGAAAACAACAATTCTAATTCACTGTCCAGATCAAGCAGGTATTATTTGTACCGTTACCGGGTTCATTAGTAAAAACAAAGGGAACATTGTTTACCTTGACCAGCATGTAGATAAACCCGCCAACGTATTTTTTATGCGTACCGTAGTGGAATTCGAAGACAACTTTACGGACTTAGACCATTTTAAATCTCTTTTTCAAAAAGAATTGGCCACTACATACAATATGCAATGGAGCTTACATACTGATGATAAATTACCTAAAATGGCCATTTTCGTATCTAAGTACAAACATTGTCTTTATGACATATTAAGTAGGTATCGCTCAGGAGAATTAGCAGTTGAAATACCTTTTATATTAAGTAACCACAATGACCTTAAAGAAATAGCTGATCAATTTAATATTCCTTTCTTCCATATACCCTTTACTAAGGAGAATAGAATTGAAGCGGAAAAAGAACAATTGGCACTATTAGAAAAATATAATATTGACTTCATTGTTTTAGCTAGATATATGCAAATAGTTAGCGGAACTCTAATAAATAAATTTCCTAATAAGATTATTAATATTCATCATTCATTCTTACCTGCGTTTGCCGGAGCAAAACCTTATCATGCAGCTTTTAAGAGAGGGGTGAAAATCATAGGTGCAACTAGCCATTATGTAACAGAGGAATTAGATGCAGGACCTATTATTGAGCAAGATGTAACAACAGTAACCCACTCTCACTCCATTAAAGATTTTATTGCAAAAGGTAGAGATTTGGAAAAAATAGTGCTTGCCAGGGGCGTAAAGCTACATATTGCACGTAAAACAATGGTGTACAACAATAAAACTGTAATATTCTCGTAA
- a CDS encoding Lrp/AsnC family transcriptional regulator, protein MNPKIDELNWKILKQLQDNARESFANIGRTVGLTAPAVAERVKKMEDLGIIHGYKATVSHALTGHQLKAIITLRAFMGKLKPFLAVVPTLQEVINCYRITGNENIVMEVVLKDQFHLEKFIDQLIQYGETRTHIVLSQVISNAPMHKIK, encoded by the coding sequence TTGAATCCAAAGATAGACGAGCTTAATTGGAAAATACTGAAACAATTGCAAGATAATGCGAGGGAATCCTTTGCAAATATTGGACGTACTGTTGGGCTAACAGCCCCCGCAGTAGCTGAACGTGTTAAGAAAATGGAGGATCTTGGTATTATTCATGGTTACAAGGCTACCGTGTCTCATGCATTAACAGGGCACCAATTAAAAGCAATTATTACTTTGAGAGCTTTTATGGGAAAGTTGAAGCCCTTTTTAGCAGTAGTTCCTACATTACAAGAGGTCATAAATTGTTATAGAATTACCGGAAATGAAAATATTGTTATGGAGGTAGTATTGAAAGATCAGTTTCATTTAGAGAAGTTTATTGATCAACTAATTCAATATGGCGAAACCAGAACACATATTGTTTTGTCGCAAGTAATTTCAAATGCACCTATGCATAAGATTAAATAG
- a CDS encoding P-II family nitrogen regulator — protein MKKIEAIIRKSKFDDVKEALHQIEVNFFSYWDVTGVGNEKQGHVYRGISYSTTDIQRRYLSIVVSDDFLEKTVDTILESAYSGNVGDGKVFVSEVLEAYRIRTKEKGLAGIN, from the coding sequence ATGAAAAAAATCGAGGCAATTATTAGAAAATCAAAATTTGACGATGTCAAAGAGGCATTGCATCAAATAGAGGTGAACTTCTTCAGTTACTGGGATGTAACCGGGGTAGGAAATGAAAAACAAGGGCATGTTTATCGTGGAATTTCTTACAGCACTACAGATATTCAACGTAGGTATTTATCTATAGTTGTTTCAGATGACTTTTTAGAAAAAACAGTAGATACAATTTTAGAATCGGCATATTCAGGTAATGTTGGTGACGGAAAAGTATTTGTATCAGAAGTATTAGAAGCCTATAGAATTAGAACCAAAGAAAAAGGTTTGGCAGGAATTAACTAA
- the crcB gene encoding fluoride efflux transporter CrcB, translating to MKQFLLVFLGGGFGSILRYYVSKNLNTYYSNFYLGTFLVNIIGCLLIGILIGLSLKNNYISENQTLLLATGFCGGFTTFSTFALESNILFKESSLLQTSLYMGLSVAIGILAISFGLWICKML from the coding sequence ATGAAACAATTTTTACTGGTTTTTTTAGGCGGAGGTTTTGGTAGTATTTTAAGATACTATGTATCTAAGAACCTAAATACCTACTATTCAAATTTCTATTTAGGTACCTTTTTGGTCAATATTATTGGCTGTCTACTTATAGGTATACTAATAGGACTCTCTCTCAAAAACAATTACATTTCAGAAAACCAGACATTATTATTGGCTACCGGTTTCTGTGGTGGCTTCACTACCTTTTCAACCTTTGCACTAGAAAGTAACATCTTATTTAAAGAATCCTCACTACTTCAAACATCCCTATATATGGGCTTAAGTGTAGCTATTGGTATACTTGCTATATCATTTGGGCTATGGATTTGCAAAATGTTATAG